One Pseudomonadota bacterium genomic region harbors:
- a CDS encoding polysaccharide biosynthesis/export family protein — MKGTRQSRWVILLGCALLWFAPAWADYQLAPGDLVQIAVYGEDDLSPRIRVDEGGRISYPFLGKLSVTGLTTEQLTRMIHDGLKGDYLIDPKVSVSISEYRPFYVGGAVNAPGNFSFEPGMTVRKALSLAGGTTDRASLKKIFVVRDGTSESDRSKVGLDDALGPGDILTVEESFF; from the coding sequence ATGAAAGGCACCAGACAAAGCAGATGGGTAATCCTGCTGGGCTGCGCCCTGCTGTGGTTTGCGCCAGCCTGGGCAGACTACCAGCTTGCGCCGGGCGATCTGGTGCAGATTGCTGTTTACGGCGAAGACGATCTGTCGCCGCGCATCCGGGTCGACGAGGGGGGTCGGATCTCCTACCCGTTTCTGGGGAAGCTGAGCGTCACCGGCCTGACCACTGAGCAGCTGACACGGATGATTCACGACGGACTCAAAGGTGACTATCTCATCGACCCGAAAGTCTCGGTGAGCATCTCAGAATACCGCCCGTTTTACGTTGGCGGTGCGGTAAACGCACCGGGCAATTTCAGCTTCGAACCGGGCATGACCGTTCGCAAGGCGCTGTCGCTGGCGGGCGGCACCACCGACCGAGCGAGCCTGAAAAAGATTTTTGTTGTGCGCGATGGAACGAGCGAGTCTGACCGGAGTAAGGTCGGACTGGATGACGCGCTCGGGCCGGGTGATATCCTGACCGTGGAGGAAAGCTTCTTCTGA